A single region of the Streptococcus sanguinis genome encodes:
- the codY gene encoding GTP-sensing pleiotropic transcriptional regulator CodY — translation MADLLEKTRKITSILKRSEEQMQEDLPYNAITRQLADIIHCNACIINSKGRLLGYFMRYKTNNDRVEAFFQDKNFPEEYVQEANLVYETEANLPVTHDLTIFPVETKDDFPDGLTTIAPIHVSGIRLGSLIIWRNDKEFADDDLILVEIASTVVGIQLLNFQREEDEKNIRRRTAVTMAVNTLSYSELRAVSAILGELNGNEGQLTASVIADRIGITRSVIVNALRKLESAGIIESRSLGMKGTYLKVLIPDVFDEIKKRDY, via the coding sequence ATGGCCGATTTACTAGAAAAAACACGAAAAATTACGTCTATTCTGAAGCGCTCGGAAGAGCAGATGCAGGAAGATTTGCCCTATAATGCTATTACGCGTCAGTTGGCTGATATTATCCACTGCAATGCCTGCATTATCAATAGCAAAGGACGTCTTCTAGGCTATTTCATGCGCTACAAGACCAATAATGACCGTGTAGAAGCTTTTTTTCAAGATAAGAATTTCCCAGAGGAGTATGTCCAAGAAGCCAACCTGGTTTATGAAACGGAGGCTAATCTGCCGGTTACGCATGATTTGACGATTTTTCCGGTAGAGACCAAGGATGATTTTCCAGATGGCCTGACTACTATTGCTCCCATTCATGTTTCAGGGATTCGTTTGGGCTCATTGATTATCTGGCGTAATGACAAGGAATTTGCGGACGATGATCTGATTTTGGTTGAGATTGCCAGCACAGTGGTTGGTATCCAGCTGCTTAACTTCCAGCGGGAAGAGGATGAGAAAAATATCCGCCGCCGGACAGCTGTGACCATGGCGGTCAATACTCTGTCTTACTCAGAACTGAGAGCTGTTTCAGCAATTTTGGGAGAGCTGAATGGCAATGAAGGCCAGCTGACAGCATCTGTCATTGCTGACCGTATCGGGATTACCCGCTCAGTGATTGTTAATGCCTTGCGTAAGCTGGAAAGTGCTGGGATTATTGAAAGCCGCTCACTGGGGATGAAGGGAACTTATCTGAAAGTCCTGATTCCAGATGTCTTTGATGAAATTAAAAAGAGGGACTACTAA
- the aspS gene encoding aspartate--tRNA ligase — translation MKEIFIGNYGLEQVGQTMTATGWVANIRNHGKLAFIELRDREGLLQVFVGGEIEDFAKLEDIGKEDIIAVTGQVVQREERFVNKSIKSGQVELRAEKIEVIASSKALPFELDQHAHTGEDLRQKYRYLDLRREKMTHNLKLRHQVTSTIREYLNGLDFLEVETPYLTKSTPEGARDFLVPSRVFKNQFYALPQSPQMLKQLLMGAGLERYYQIVRCFRDEDLRGDRQPEFTQVDLELSFASEEEIRALVEAMLKAVVKKTHGLELTEAFPTISYEEAMSRFGSDKPDTRFGLELKSLTDLCQSNDSLLIKKVLDNQEEVMGICVLDAASAFSKKQLSHYYQEMKEFGCSRFASLKVGNGQLVGDLASTFEAESQELLERFEAKDGDLILLVMSKKRRAQEALGHLRIEVAKALDLIDPSLLHFLWVVDWPLLEWNEDQNRYQAMHHPFTQGIFEDGQEPDQFRSHAYDIVLNGYEIGGGSLRIHDRKAQEAMFELLGMSREDYERDFGFFLEALEYGFPPHGGLALGLDRLVMILAGEENIRQVIAFPKNGTGFDPMLESPSLVDLRQLKELHLELKN, via the coding sequence ATGAAAGAAATTTTTATCGGAAACTATGGTTTAGAGCAGGTCGGACAGACCATGACCGCAACTGGCTGGGTGGCCAATATCCGCAATCACGGCAAACTAGCCTTTATTGAGTTGCGGGACCGCGAGGGCTTGCTTCAGGTCTTCGTTGGCGGTGAGATTGAAGATTTTGCTAAGTTGGAAGACATTGGCAAAGAGGATATCATTGCAGTGACGGGGCAAGTAGTTCAGCGGGAAGAGCGTTTCGTCAATAAGTCCATCAAGTCTGGTCAGGTTGAGCTGAGAGCTGAAAAGATTGAGGTTATTGCTAGCAGCAAGGCATTGCCTTTTGAGCTGGACCAGCATGCCCATACGGGGGAAGACCTACGTCAGAAATACCGCTACCTAGACTTGCGGCGTGAGAAGATGACACATAACCTCAAACTACGTCACCAGGTCACCTCAACCATTCGGGAATATTTGAATGGTTTGGACTTTTTGGAAGTGGAGACGCCTTATCTGACCAAGTCAACACCAGAAGGGGCTAGAGACTTTTTAGTTCCTAGTCGGGTCTTTAAAAACCAATTCTACGCGCTGCCTCAGAGCCCGCAGATGCTTAAGCAGTTATTGATGGGCGCTGGCCTTGAGCGCTATTATCAGATTGTTCGTTGTTTCCGTGACGAAGACCTGCGGGGCGATCGTCAGCCAGAATTTACCCAGGTGGACTTGGAGTTGAGTTTTGCAAGCGAAGAAGAAATCCGAGCTCTGGTTGAAGCCATGCTCAAGGCTGTTGTCAAGAAAACTCATGGTTTAGAGTTGACAGAAGCTTTTCCGACTATCAGTTATGAAGAGGCTATGAGCCGCTTTGGTTCTGATAAGCCAGATACGCGCTTTGGTTTAGAGCTGAAGAGTTTAACGGATTTGTGCCAGTCCAATGATTCGCTTCTCATCAAGAAAGTCTTGGATAACCAAGAGGAAGTGATGGGAATCTGTGTGCTAGATGCGGCTAGTGCTTTTAGTAAGAAACAACTGAGTCATTACTATCAGGAAATGAAGGAATTTGGCTGCAGTCGTTTCGCCAGTCTAAAGGTTGGAAATGGCCAGTTAGTTGGTGATTTGGCTAGTACCTTTGAAGCTGAAAGTCAGGAGTTGCTGGAACGTTTTGAGGCCAAGGATGGAGATTTGATTCTGCTAGTCATGTCTAAGAAGCGTCGGGCTCAGGAAGCTTTGGGACATCTACGTATAGAAGTCGCAAAAGCTTTAGATTTGATTGATCCGAGTTTGCTTCATTTCCTTTGGGTTGTGGATTGGCCGCTGCTGGAGTGGAATGAAGACCAAAACCGCTATCAAGCCATGCACCATCCTTTCACACAGGGCATCTTTGAAGATGGACAAGAGCCAGACCAATTCCGTAGCCATGCCTACGACATCGTCTTGAATGGCTATGAAATCGGCGGTGGGAGTCTGCGGATTCATGACCGGAAGGCTCAGGAAGCTATGTTTGAGCTTTTAGGCATGAGCCGAGAAGACTATGAACGGGACTTTGGTTTCTTCCTGGAAGCCTTAGAATACGGCTTCCCACCACACGGCGGCTTGGCTCTGGGCTTAGATCGCTTGGTTATGATTTTGGCTGGGGAAGAAAATATCCGGCAAGTCATCGCCTTTCCGAAAAATGGTACTGGCTTTGATCCTATGCTGGAAAGTCCAAGTTTGGTGGATCTAAGACAGCTCAAAGAACTGCATTTGGAATTGAAGAATTAG
- the gatC gene encoding Asp-tRNA(Asn)/Glu-tRNA(Gln) amidotransferase subunit GatC, producing the protein MKITQEEVSHVAKLSKLAFSPEETAEFATTLTKIVDMVELLNEVDTEGVPFTSNVAANINYMREDVAQPGWNREELFQNVPEKERGYIKVPAILDDGGDA; encoded by the coding sequence ATGAAGATTACTCAAGAAGAAGTAAGTCACGTTGCTAAGCTGTCAAAACTGGCTTTTTCACCAGAAGAAACTGCTGAGTTTGCGACGACCTTAACCAAGATTGTCGACATGGTCGAATTGCTCAATGAAGTGGACACGGAGGGTGTGCCTTTCACTTCTAATGTAGCTGCTAATATCAACTATATGCGAGAAGATGTGGCTCAGCCAGGTTGGAACCGGGAAGAGCTTTTCCAAAATGTACCTGAAAAAGAGCGGGGCTACATCAAAGTGCCTGCCATCCTAGATGACGGAGGAGATGCCTAA
- the gatA gene encoding Asp-tRNA(Asn)/Glu-tRNA(Gln) amidotransferase subunit GatA, with protein MTFNHKTIEELHDLLVKKEISAVELTQATLADIKEREAAVDSFITVSEEEALAQAAALDVKGIDVDNLMSGIPLAVKDNISTKGILTTAASKILYNYKPIFDATSVEKLYGKDMIIVGKTNMDEFAMGGSSENSYFKTTKNAWDSSKVPGGSSGGSATAVASGQVRLSLGSDTGGSIRQPASFNGVVGLKPTYGRVSRFGLIAFGSSLDQIGPFSQTVKENAQLLNVISGNDPKDSTSSQEAVPDFTSKIGQDIKGMKIALPKEYMGEGIDSKVKETILAAAKHLESLGAIVEEVSLPHSKYGVAVYYIIASSEASSNLQRFDGIRYGYRAEGIENLEDVYVKSRSEGFGEEVKRRIMLGTFSLSSGYYDAYFKKAGQVRTLIMQDFAKVFEKYDLILGPTAPTVAYDLGSQNQDPVAMYLADLLTIPVNLAGLPGISIPAGFADGLPVGLQLIGNHFDEETIYQAAAAFEATTDYHKQQPVIFGGEK; from the coding sequence ATGACTTTTAATCACAAGACTATTGAAGAGTTGCATGATTTGCTGGTCAAGAAAGAAATTTCTGCGGTAGAGTTAACTCAGGCGACTTTGGCAGATATCAAAGAACGTGAAGCGGCTGTGGACAGCTTCATTACTGTCAGCGAAGAAGAGGCTTTGGCTCAGGCTGCGGCTCTGGATGTTAAGGGCATTGATGTGGACAATCTTATGAGCGGAATTCCGCTGGCAGTCAAGGATAATATCTCAACCAAGGGGATTTTGACGACGGCTGCTTCTAAGATACTCTACAATTACAAGCCGATTTTCGATGCGACTAGCGTAGAGAAGCTTTACGGTAAGGATATGATTATCGTCGGGAAGACCAACATGGACGAGTTCGCCATGGGTGGATCCAGTGAAAACTCTTACTTTAAGACGACTAAGAATGCTTGGGACAGCAGCAAGGTTCCTGGTGGGTCATCTGGTGGATCAGCGACAGCTGTTGCCTCAGGTCAGGTTCGTCTGTCACTGGGTTCAGATACGGGTGGTTCTATTCGCCAGCCTGCTTCTTTTAACGGTGTAGTCGGCCTCAAGCCAACCTACGGCCGGGTTTCGCGTTTTGGTCTCATTGCTTTTGGTTCGTCTTTAGACCAGATAGGGCCTTTCTCTCAGACAGTTAAGGAAAATGCACAGCTTCTGAATGTTATTTCTGGTAATGATCCTAAGGACTCTACATCATCACAAGAAGCAGTGCCAGACTTTACCAGCAAGATTGGCCAAGACATCAAGGGGATGAAGATTGCCCTGCCTAAGGAATACATGGGTGAGGGAATTGACAGTAAGGTCAAGGAAACAATTTTAGCAGCAGCGAAGCACTTGGAAAGTCTAGGAGCTATCGTTGAAGAAGTCAGTCTGCCCCACAGCAAGTACGGCGTGGCTGTTTACTATATCATTGCTTCTTCTGAAGCCAGCTCTAACCTGCAGCGTTTTGATGGCATTCGCTATGGCTATCGTGCGGAAGGCATTGAAAATCTAGAAGATGTCTATGTCAAATCTCGCAGTGAAGGCTTTGGTGAAGAGGTGAAACGCCGCATCATGCTGGGAACTTTCAGTCTGTCATCTGGTTACTACGATGCCTACTTCAAGAAAGCTGGTCAGGTTCGGACCTTGATTATGCAGGATTTTGCCAAGGTTTTTGAAAAATATGATTTGATCTTAGGTCCAACTGCACCAACTGTAGCTTATGACTTGGGCAGTCAAAACCAAGATCCAGTGGCTATGTATCTGGCTGACCTTTTGACCATTCCAGTCAATCTGGCTGGCCTGCCGGGCATTTCAATCCCAGCTGGCTTTGCAGATGGTCTTCCTGTCGGCTTGCAACTGATTGGTAACCACTTTGATGAAGAGACCATCTATCAGGCAGCCGCAGCATTTGAAGCAACGACTGACTACCACAAACAGCAGCCAGTTATCTTTGGAGGTGAAAAATAA
- a CDS encoding cysteine hydrolase family protein, which produces MAKALISIDYTVDFVADEGKLTAGAPAQAISEAIAQVTEAAFDRGDYIFFTIDAHDENDAFHPESKLFPPHNIKGTSGRNLYGPLADFYEKHQAYSRVFWMDKRHYSAFSGTDLDIRLRERKVDTVILTGVLTDICVLHTAIDAYNLGYKIQVVEPAVASLSEENHKFALNHLQNVLGSTIIDTI; this is translated from the coding sequence ATGGCTAAAGCACTGATTTCCATTGATTATACAGTTGATTTTGTCGCAGATGAGGGCAAGTTGACAGCAGGAGCGCCAGCACAGGCAATTTCTGAAGCCATTGCTCAAGTGACGGAGGCAGCTTTTGACCGAGGAGATTATATCTTCTTTACTATTGATGCTCATGATGAGAATGATGCCTTTCACCCAGAGAGCAAGCTGTTTCCACCTCATAATATCAAAGGGACCAGCGGTCGTAATCTTTATGGTCCTTTGGCTGATTTTTATGAGAAGCATCAAGCATACTCTCGGGTCTTTTGGATGGATAAGCGTCATTATTCTGCCTTTTCCGGCACGGATTTAGATATTCGATTGCGGGAAAGAAAGGTAGATACGGTCATTTTGACTGGAGTCTTGACGGATATTTGTGTCTTGCATACAGCGATTGATGCCTATAATCTTGGTTATAAGATTCAAGTGGTAGAGCCAGCTGTGGCTTCTCTGTCAGAGGAAAATCACAAATTTGCCTTAAACCACTTGCAAAATGTTCTGGGTTCGACTATAATAGATACAATTTAA